One genomic region from Oncorhynchus keta strain PuntledgeMale-10-30-2019 chromosome 33, Oket_V2, whole genome shotgun sequence encodes:
- the LOC118366288 gene encoding store-operated calcium entry regulator STIMATE-like isoform X3: MDIYGYNGVFLVKRPFNNAVFEISNITKANPQGCDNGALTNRFGVLIQGLLAIVAFSTLMVKRFREPVGIRRPWRIWFYDMSKQAIGALFIHFANVFLSNLTEMDPCSLYLIHFLLDATLGMLVIWAGVKVVSRIVEYKQFALLTFGEYDPLKLCQVG, from the exons ATGGACATTTACGGATACAATGGTGTTTTTCTGGTCAAAAGACCGTTTAATAATGCAGTTTTTGAGATTTCGAATATTACGAAGGCGAACCCTCAGGGATGCGATAACGGGGCTTTGACAAACAGATTCGGAGTCTTGATTCAAGGGTTGCTGGCCATAGTTGCCTTCAGCACATTGATGG TGAAGAGGTTCCGTGAACCCGTAGGGATCAGAAGACCATGGAGGATCTG GTTTTACGACATGTCCAAGCAGGCGATTGGCGCTCTCTTCATCCACTTCGCCAATGTGTTCCTCTCCAACCTCACAGAAATGGACCCCTGTTCCCT GTATTTGATACATTTCCTGCTCGATGCCACACTAGGCATGTTGGTCATCTGGGCAGGGGTCAAGGTTGTCTCCAGGATCGTGGAGTACAAGCAGTTCGCACTGCTCACCTTTGGAGAATACG atcctctcaagctctgtcaggttggatga
- the LOC118366288 gene encoding store-operated calcium entry regulator STIMATE-like isoform X2, translating into MDIYGYNGVFLVKRPFNNAVFEISNITKANPQGCDNGALTNRFGVLIQGLLAIVAFSTLMVKRFREPVGIRRPWRIWFYDMSKQAIGALFIHFANVFLSNLTEMDPCSLYLIHFLLDATLGMLVIWAGVKVVSRIVEYKQFALLTFGEYGPVARRHRR; encoded by the exons ATGGACATTTACGGATACAATGGTGTTTTTCTGGTCAAAAGACCGTTTAATAATGCAGTTTTTGAGATTTCGAATATTACGAAGGCGAACCCTCAGGGATGCGATAACGGGGCTTTGACAAACAGATTCGGAGTCTTGATTCAAGGGTTGCTGGCCATAGTTGCCTTCAGCACATTGATGG TGAAGAGGTTCCGTGAACCCGTAGGGATCAGAAGACCATGGAGGATCTG GTTTTACGACATGTCCAAGCAGGCGATTGGCGCTCTCTTCATCCACTTCGCCAATGTGTTCCTCTCCAACCTCACAGAAATGGACCCCTGTTCCCT GTATTTGATACATTTCCTGCTCGATGCCACACTAGGCATGTTGGTCATCTGGGCAGGGGTCAAGGTTGTCTCCAGGATCGTGGAGTACAAGCAGTTCGCACTGCTCACCTTTGGAGAATACG GTCCTGTTGCCCGTCGACACAGACGCTGA
- the LOC118366288 gene encoding store-operated calcium entry regulator STIMATE-like isoform X1: MDIYGYNGVFLVKRPFNNAVFEISNITKANPQGCDNGALTNRFGVLIQGLLAIVAFSTLMVKRFREPVGIRRPWRIWFYDMSKQAIGALFIHFANVFLSNLTEMDPCSLYLIHFLLDATLGMLVIWAGVKVVSRIVEYKQFALLTFGEYVHHVLGGGQSDDEEVQEPGRLL, from the exons ATGGACATTTACGGATACAATGGTGTTTTTCTGGTCAAAAGACCGTTTAATAATGCAGTTTTTGAGATTTCGAATATTACGAAGGCGAACCCTCAGGGATGCGATAACGGGGCTTTGACAAACAGATTCGGAGTCTTGATTCAAGGGTTGCTGGCCATAGTTGCCTTCAGCACATTGATGG TGAAGAGGTTCCGTGAACCCGTAGGGATCAGAAGACCATGGAGGATCTG GTTTTACGACATGTCCAAGCAGGCGATTGGCGCTCTCTTCATCCACTTCGCCAATGTGTTCCTCTCCAACCTCACAGAAATGGACCCCTGTTCCCT GTATTTGATACATTTCCTGCTCGATGCCACACTAGGCATGTTGGTCATCTGGGCAGGGGTCAAGGTTGTCTCCAGGATCGTGGAGTACAAGCAGTTCGCACTGCTCACCTTTGGAGAATACG TCCATCATGTTCTGGGTGGTGGACAGTCTGATGATGAGGAAGTACAAGAGCCTGGACGACTCCTGTGA